Proteins from a single region of Belliella baltica DSM 15883:
- the dnaB gene encoding replicative DNA helicase, whose translation MAENKSQGKDRLLGRRKPDLAGVSGVGKLPPQAIELEEAVLGALMLEKEALTQVVDILRPESFYKEAHKEIYNAIIDLFTESQPIDLLTVTNQLRKKGKLEMAGGAFFITELTSKVSSAANLEFHSRIITEQAMKRDMIRIASEIQKEAFEDTTDVFELLDKMEQSLFEISEKNIRKNYSDMRSIMKAAIMELEARKGQKDGLTGVPSGFTALDRVTSGWQKSDLVIIAARPAMGKTAFVLSVLRNAAVDHERPVAIFSLEMSSVQLVNRLISSEAELDSEKIKKGNLADYEWEQLVHKTAKLSKAPLFVDDTPALSILELRAKCRKLKAQHDIQMIVIDYLQLMSGDSKSGGGGNREQEIASISRSLKMIAKELAVPVIALSQLSRAVETRGGDKRPQLSDLRESGAIEQDADMVMFLYRPEYYGINEDEDGNSTMGVGEVIIAKHRNGSLETVKLRFIGKYTRFTDLELNVPYKPQDALYGSKFPSSAGGQGFDSGNTIRLQSKANGGDNEEPFPGGFGSDEPAPF comes from the coding sequence ATGGCAGAAAATAAATCTCAAGGAAAAGACAGGTTATTAGGTAGAAGAAAACCTGATTTGGCAGGAGTCAGCGGAGTAGGGAAACTTCCTCCTCAGGCGATTGAATTAGAAGAAGCAGTGCTGGGAGCCTTGATGCTTGAAAAGGAAGCGTTAACCCAAGTTGTAGATATACTGAGGCCTGAGAGTTTTTATAAGGAAGCCCACAAAGAGATTTATAATGCCATCATTGACCTTTTTACAGAAAGTCAACCTATTGATTTGTTGACTGTAACCAATCAATTGCGGAAAAAGGGTAAATTGGAAATGGCTGGAGGGGCATTTTTTATTACCGAATTGACGTCCAAAGTCTCCTCCGCTGCCAATTTGGAATTTCATTCTAGGATTATCACGGAGCAAGCCATGAAGCGTGATATGATAAGAATTGCATCAGAAATTCAAAAGGAGGCTTTTGAAGATACTACCGATGTGTTTGAGCTTTTAGATAAAATGGAGCAATCTCTTTTTGAGATATCTGAAAAAAATATAAGAAAAAACTACTCCGATATGCGCTCTATCATGAAGGCCGCAATCATGGAGCTAGAAGCGAGAAAAGGTCAGAAAGATGGTCTGACAGGGGTCCCAAGTGGCTTTACCGCTTTAGATCGAGTAACTTCGGGTTGGCAAAAATCAGATTTGGTAATTATAGCAGCAAGACCTGCAATGGGAAAAACTGCCTTTGTATTGTCTGTATTGAGAAATGCTGCAGTGGATCATGAAAGGCCGGTTGCAATATTTTCACTTGAAATGTCTTCTGTTCAGTTGGTGAATAGGTTGATTTCCTCTGAAGCTGAATTGGATTCCGAGAAAATCAAAAAAGGAAACCTAGCTGATTATGAATGGGAACAGCTAGTTCATAAAACTGCTAAATTATCTAAAGCCCCATTATTTGTAGATGATACACCTGCTTTATCGATATTAGAATTACGTGCCAAATGCCGAAAGCTAAAAGCTCAGCATGATATTCAAATGATCGTAATTGATTATTTGCAACTGATGTCTGGAGATTCAAAGTCAGGTGGAGGTGGCAACCGAGAACAAGAGATTGCCAGTATTTCGCGTTCATTGAAGATGATTGCAAAGGAATTGGCTGTACCGGTTATCGCACTTTCTCAGTTGTCCAGAGCAGTAGAGACAAGGGGAGGAGATAAAAGACCTCAGCTTTCAGATTTGAGGGAATCTGGTGCGATCGAGCAGGATGCAGATATGGTGATGTTCCTTTATCGACCAGAATACTATGGTATCAATGAAGATGAGGATGGAAATTCTACCATGGGAGTTGGTGAAGTGATCATAGCCAAGCATAGAAATGGTTCTCTGGAAACAGTCAAACTGAGATTTATTGGTAAATACACGCGCTTTACAGATTTGGAATTGAATGTTCCTTACAAACCACAGGATGCCCTTTACGGAAGTAAATTCCCAAGCAGTGCTGGTGGACAGGGCTTTGATTCTGGTAATACCATTCGTCTTCAATCTAAAGCCAATGGAGGCGACAATGAAGAACCATTCCCTGGAGGCTTCGGAAGTGATGAGCCAGCGCCTTTTTGA
- a CDS encoding electron transfer flavoprotein subunit alpha/FixB family protein, which translates to MSILVYIEHAEGAVKKSSLEAVSYGKALSEKIGAGDVIAVALGTVESSELAKAGSAGASKVMHVNDDKLTAGVIQAHADAVAQVYKQVGATTLVLAKSSLGDAVAARLSIKLGAGLVSNVVELPDTSAGYKVKRSIYTGKAFAETEVTTEHKILAVKKNAVDLKVDGEDASIETVSLSIGENNFATKITSTDKATGDILLPEADIVVSGGRGLKGPENWGMIENLAKELGAATGCSKPVSDIGWRPHHEHVGQTGVKVAPTLYVAVGISGAIQHLAGVNSSKYIVVINKDPEAPFFKAADYGIVGDAFEVIPKLTEAIKAIK; encoded by the coding sequence ATGTCAATTTTAGTATACATAGAGCACGCAGAAGGTGCAGTAAAAAAATCAAGTTTAGAGGCCGTTTCTTATGGAAAGGCTTTATCAGAAAAAATAGGAGCAGGTGATGTGATAGCAGTAGCACTTGGGACTGTTGAATCATCAGAACTAGCAAAAGCGGGTTCAGCCGGAGCTAGCAAAGTAATGCATGTCAATGATGACAAGCTTACAGCAGGCGTAATTCAAGCACACGCTGATGCAGTTGCTCAAGTTTACAAACAAGTAGGGGCGACCACGCTAGTCCTTGCAAAATCATCTTTAGGAGATGCAGTGGCAGCAAGACTTTCAATCAAGCTAGGCGCTGGATTGGTTTCTAATGTAGTAGAATTGCCTGATACAAGTGCTGGCTATAAAGTAAAAAGAAGTATCTACACAGGAAAGGCTTTTGCAGAAACAGAAGTGACTACCGAACATAAAATCCTAGCAGTTAAGAAAAATGCAGTCGATCTGAAAGTTGATGGAGAAGATGCGTCAATTGAAACAGTAAGTCTGTCAATAGGAGAAAATAATTTTGCAACAAAAATAACCTCAACAGACAAGGCAACAGGAGATATTTTATTGCCAGAAGCAGATATTGTAGTTTCTGGTGGTCGTGGATTAAAAGGGCCTGAGAATTGGGGAATGATTGAAAATTTAGCCAAAGAACTAGGGGCTGCTACAGGTTGTTCCAAGCCGGTTTCTGATATTGGTTGGAGGCCTCACCACGAGCACGTAGGTCAAACAGGAGTAAAAGTTGCACCAACTTTGTATGTCGCAGTTGGAATTTCGGGTGCGATTCAACATCTTGCAGGTGTAAATTCGTCGAAGTATATTGTAGTTATCAACAAAGACCCTGAAGCACCTTTTTTCAAGGCGGCGGATTATGGAATCGTTGGTGATGCCTTCGAAGTTATTCCAAAATTAACCGAGGCAATCAAAGCAATAAAATAA
- a CDS encoding 3'-5' exonuclease, with the protein MNLNINTPIAFFDLEATGINISTDRIVEISIVKVHPGGKEEIKTMKINPTIPIPLESSLIHGIYDQDVKDAPTFKEASRELYQFFEGADLAGFNVLKYDIPLLVEEFLRAGIDFDIEKRNLLDAQKIFHLMEKRNLSSAYKFYCGKTLENAHSAEADTVATYEVFKAQIERYTGEEAVDLLGNKLGVLENDMKKIHQLLNEKMVDLAGRFIFNNEGEECFNFGKHKGKTIEQVLKEEPSYYDWMMKGDFPLDTKRKFTQVKLRSFNKG; encoded by the coding sequence ATGAATTTAAATATCAACACTCCGATTGCATTCTTTGACCTGGAAGCCACAGGCATCAACATTTCTACAGATAGAATCGTGGAAATTTCCATCGTCAAAGTTCATCCAGGAGGAAAAGAAGAAATCAAAACCATGAAAATCAACCCTACAATTCCAATCCCTTTGGAATCGTCTTTAATTCATGGAATATATGATCAAGACGTCAAAGATGCACCTACTTTCAAAGAAGCTTCAAGAGAGCTTTATCAGTTTTTTGAAGGAGCGGATTTGGCAGGGTTTAATGTTCTGAAATATGACATTCCACTTTTAGTAGAAGAGTTTCTTCGCGCTGGAATTGACTTTGACATTGAAAAAAGAAATTTACTTGATGCACAAAAAATTTTCCACTTGATGGAAAAGAGAAATCTAAGCTCAGCATATAAGTTTTACTGTGGGAAAACCCTAGAAAATGCACATAGCGCCGAAGCAGATACAGTAGCAACTTACGAGGTTTTCAAGGCTCAAATCGAGCGCTATACAGGTGAAGAGGCTGTTGATTTATTAGGAAATAAATTGGGTGTGCTTGAAAATGACATGAAAAAAATTCATCAGCTTCTCAACGAGAAAATGGTTGATTTGGCAGGTCGTTTTATTTTCAACAATGAAGGAGAAGAGTGTTTCAATTTTGGTAAGCACAAAGGAAAAACGATCGAGCAGGTACTTAAAGAAGAACCTTCCTACTATGATTGGATGATGAAAGGTGATTTTCCTCTAGATACCAAAAGAAAGTTTACACAAGTGAAATTAAGGAGTTTCAATAAAGGTTAA
- a CDS encoding Glu/Leu/Phe/Val family dehydrogenase produces MSKQKDYSLFNDVCGFVDDAAKHMNLNPGLIEQIKQCNSIYKFNFPLRNDDGTYETLTGYRVQHSHHKLPVKGGIRYSEHVNEDEVKGLAALMTYKCALVNVPFGGAKGGVRIDPLKYNVNQLEKITRRYTSELIKKKFIGPAIDVPAPDYGTSAREMAWIVDTFEAFNPELINAKGCVTGKPLSQHGIDGRTEATGQGVFFGIREAVEVEDDMKSLGLTTGMKGKTVIVQGLGNVGYYSAKYIEEAGAKIIAVAEWNGGIFDSEGIDIEALKAYQLKNKGFKGYPKGEFVKDSKELLTYECDILVPAALENQITKENAPKIKAKIIGEAANGPVTQEAERILMERGIMVIPDMYLNAGGVTVSYFEWLKNLSRVSFGKLEKRYDMEKYRKLLGTIENATGEEFTDQERDALIRGASERDLVLSGLEETMVEAYHAMNKTRKEKNIKSLRTAAFILAIERIAISYTDLGIFP; encoded by the coding sequence ATGAGTAAGCAAAAAGATTACAGTTTATTCAATGATGTTTGTGGATTCGTCGATGATGCAGCCAAACATATGAATCTAAACCCAGGTTTAATTGAACAAATAAAGCAATGTAACAGTATTTATAAGTTTAATTTTCCATTGAGAAATGATGACGGCACTTACGAGACATTGACTGGATATAGAGTTCAGCATTCTCATCACAAACTTCCAGTAAAAGGAGGTATTCGCTACAGCGAACATGTCAACGAGGACGAAGTAAAGGGACTTGCGGCATTGATGACTTATAAATGTGCCCTCGTAAATGTTCCATTTGGAGGAGCTAAAGGTGGTGTAAGAATTGACCCTTTAAAGTACAATGTCAATCAATTAGAAAAAATCACCCGACGTTACACTTCTGAATTAATCAAGAAAAAGTTTATCGGTCCTGCCATAGATGTCCCAGCGCCTGACTATGGTACAAGTGCAAGAGAAATGGCTTGGATTGTCGATACCTTTGAAGCTTTTAATCCTGAATTGATTAATGCAAAAGGTTGTGTAACTGGCAAACCTTTATCTCAGCATGGTATTGATGGCAGAACAGAAGCAACTGGACAAGGAGTTTTTTTTGGCATCAGAGAAGCTGTAGAAGTCGAAGACGATATGAAATCTTTGGGCTTGACTACGGGAATGAAAGGTAAAACAGTGATTGTTCAAGGTTTGGGTAATGTTGGCTATTATTCAGCCAAATACATAGAAGAAGCTGGCGCAAAGATTATAGCAGTTGCGGAATGGAATGGAGGTATTTTTGATTCAGAGGGAATCGATATTGAAGCTTTGAAAGCTTATCAATTGAAAAACAAGGGGTTCAAAGGTTACCCAAAAGGTGAATTTGTAAAAGATAGTAAAGAGCTATTGACTTATGAATGTGATATTCTTGTTCCTGCTGCTTTAGAAAATCAAATCACTAAAGAGAATGCTCCAAAAATTAAAGCTAAGATAATAGGTGAAGCTGCTAATGGTCCCGTCACGCAAGAAGCAGAAAGAATCTTGATGGAAAGAGGCATAATGGTCATCCCTGATATGTATCTGAATGCGGGAGGTGTAACTGTCTCTTATTTTGAGTGGTTGAAGAATCTTTCTCGAGTATCCTTTGGCAAGCTAGAAAAGCGCTATGATATGGAAAAATACAGAAAACTTTTAGGGACCATTGAAAATGCTACTGGGGAAGAATTTACTGACCAAGAAAGAGATGCGTTAATTAGAGGCGCCTCAGAAAGAGATTTGGTTTTATCTGGTCTAGAAGAAACAATGGTAGAAGCCTATCATGCAATGAATAAGACTAGAAAAGAGAAAAATATTAAAAGTTTGAGAACAGCAGCTTTTATTCTAGCTATCGAACGAATTGCGATCAGTTATACTGATTTGGGAATATTCCCTTAA
- a CDS encoding serine hydrolase domain-containing protein produces MKRSISFLSLIIIFFFFSSCKENEGPDSIGLYFPPANSETWQTINPSTLGWDTSKLDELYQLLEDGNTRGFIVLKDGKIVLEQYFGTQLIGSQPFNQRSNWYWASAGKTLTATLVGIAQEESLLNLNDPSSDYLGKGWTSLSENQEQKISIWHQLTMTTGLDDSVENKDDFTPESLIYKAEPGTRWAYHNAPYTILDEVIASASGVTFNSYFEAKIATKIGMQGAWQRIGFNNVYFSNARSMARFGLMILAKGKWGTETILSDQEYLNQMTSTSQSINESYGYLWWLNGKSSFMIPSLQQKFTGPIFPNAPSDMVCGLGRDGQFVCIVPSQNLVLIRMGLDADESLVSFTFLDQIWGKLVPVIKN; encoded by the coding sequence GTGAAAAGGTCAATTTCATTTTTATCTCTTATCATCATCTTCTTTTTTTTCTCAAGTTGTAAAGAGAATGAAGGTCCTGATTCAATTGGATTATACTTTCCGCCAGCTAATTCCGAAACTTGGCAAACCATCAACCCTTCAACGCTGGGTTGGGATACATCAAAATTAGATGAACTCTATCAGTTATTAGAAGATGGCAATACACGCGGATTTATAGTCTTGAAGGATGGTAAAATCGTGTTAGAACAATATTTTGGCACACAGCTGATAGGTTCACAGCCATTCAATCAACGTTCCAACTGGTATTGGGCCTCAGCTGGAAAAACGCTTACAGCTACACTTGTAGGTATAGCACAAGAAGAAAGCTTGCTCAACTTGAATGATCCAAGTTCTGATTATTTAGGGAAAGGTTGGACGTCTCTATCTGAAAATCAAGAGCAGAAAATTAGCATTTGGCATCAATTGACAATGACAACAGGCTTAGATGATTCCGTAGAAAACAAAGACGATTTTACTCCTGAGAGTTTGATTTATAAAGCCGAGCCCGGTACTAGATGGGCCTATCATAATGCCCCATATACGATTTTGGATGAAGTGATCGCTTCTGCAAGCGGAGTTACTTTCAACAGTTATTTTGAAGCTAAGATTGCAACAAAAATTGGTATGCAAGGGGCTTGGCAGAGAATTGGTTTCAACAATGTCTATTTTAGTAATGCTAGGTCAATGGCAAGATTTGGTTTGATGATTTTAGCCAAAGGAAAATGGGGAACTGAGACAATTTTAAGTGATCAAGAGTATCTAAACCAAATGACATCAACTTCACAAAGTATAAATGAAAGCTATGGATACTTATGGTGGCTAAATGGCAAGTCAAGCTTTATGATTCCAAGTTTACAACAAAAGTTCACTGGACCGATATTTCCAAATGCTCCTTCGGATATGGTATGTGGTTTGGGAAGAGATGGCCAGTTTGTCTGTATAGTACCCTCTCAAAACCTTGTTTTGATTAGGATGGGTTTAGATGCTGATGAATCTTTGGTATCATTTACTTTTTTAGATCAAATTTGGGGGAAATTAGTACCAGTCATCAAAAATTAG
- a CDS encoding zinc-binding dehydrogenase, translating into MKSIVLNRELEDKIEIVDLEIPFLEEDEVLVKIKAAALNHRDEWCRQGLYPGLKNGVVLGSDGAGIVEKIGKSVKTSWIGQEVIINPSNNWGEDPRAQAKEFSILGMPENGTLAEFVKVKLGRVHTKPEHLSWEEAAALPLGGLTAFRALMVQGTLSRGQKVLVTGFGGGVAQFAAQFAISGGAEVYVSSSSEEKIKVAKSLGAIDGFNYTNEAWVTEVLEKTEGFDLIIDSAMGNTLNKLIKVARPGGKIVFYGATQGNPSEVDARKIFWNQLHLIGSTMGSDEDFQAMLKFVEENKIKPVLDQIFQPEEAKLAFDKMKLGKQLGKIVIKFS; encoded by the coding sequence ATGAAATCAATAGTACTAAACAGAGAGCTTGAAGATAAAATTGAAATTGTTGATTTGGAAATTCCCTTTTTAGAAGAAGATGAAGTGTTGGTTAAGATAAAAGCAGCAGCATTGAATCATCGAGATGAATGGTGTCGACAAGGATTGTATCCAGGTTTAAAAAACGGAGTTGTACTTGGCTCTGATGGTGCTGGTATTGTTGAGAAAATTGGGAAAAGTGTAAAAACATCTTGGATTGGCCAAGAAGTGATAATCAATCCATCTAATAACTGGGGAGAGGATCCTAGGGCACAAGCAAAAGAATTCTCAATTTTAGGAATGCCTGAGAATGGGACTTTGGCAGAATTTGTAAAAGTTAAATTGGGTAGGGTACATACAAAACCTGAGCACTTGAGCTGGGAAGAAGCGGCTGCTTTGCCTTTAGGAGGATTGACAGCATTTCGTGCTCTGATGGTTCAAGGCACATTGTCAAGAGGGCAAAAAGTTTTGGTGACAGGTTTTGGCGGAGGAGTTGCGCAATTTGCTGCGCAGTTTGCTATTTCCGGTGGAGCTGAAGTTTATGTAAGCAGCAGCTCAGAGGAAAAAATAAAAGTTGCCAAAAGCCTAGGAGCAATAGATGGCTTCAACTATACGAATGAGGCTTGGGTTACAGAGGTTTTAGAAAAAACTGAGGGATTTGATCTAATCATAGATAGTGCCATGGGGAATACTTTAAATAAGCTTATTAAAGTAGCTCGACCTGGAGGGAAAATTGTTTTTTATGGAGCGACTCAAGGCAATCCATCAGAAGTTGATGCTAGAAAGATTTTTTGGAATCAGCTTCATCTAATAGGTAGTACGATGGGTTCAGACGAAGACTTTCAAGCTATGTTGAAATTTGTAGAAGAAAATAAAATCAAACCTGTTTTAGATCAGATTTTTCAACCTGAAGAAGCAAAATTAGCTTTTGATAAAATGAAATTGGGAAAGCAACTAGGTAAAATAGTTATCAAATTCAGCTAG
- a CDS encoding bifunctional nuclease family protein, protein MDNTIELEILGLTSNHSQSGSFTLVLGELEGRRRLPIVIGMFEAQAIAIEIEKIIPNRPMTHDLFKSFSSSFNYSIEQILISDMQEGVFYAKIICKNSSKIIEIDARPSDAIAIAVRFNAPIFCVPKVMSEAAIEISEEEESGAKQKSSKSSKASPSAAPKKPSGDSLKDYSLDKLNQLLEKAINNEDYEKAARIRDEINKRN, encoded by the coding sequence GTGGACAATACTATTGAATTAGAAATTCTTGGGCTTACCTCTAATCATTCTCAATCTGGATCATTTACTTTGGTTTTAGGTGAGTTGGAAGGAAGAAGGAGGCTTCCGATAGTCATCGGGATGTTTGAAGCGCAAGCAATTGCTATTGAAATAGAGAAAATTATTCCAAACAGGCCTATGACTCATGACCTGTTCAAGTCTTTTTCTTCCAGTTTTAATTATTCTATAGAGCAGATTCTGATTTCTGATATGCAAGAAGGGGTGTTTTACGCAAAGATAATTTGTAAAAACTCGTCCAAAATAATAGAAATTGATGCACGTCCATCTGATGCAATTGCAATTGCTGTAAGATTTAATGCACCAATATTTTGTGTACCTAAAGTAATGTCTGAAGCTGCCATAGAAATAAGTGAAGAAGAAGAAAGTGGTGCGAAACAAAAATCTTCCAAGTCTTCTAAAGCAAGTCCAAGTGCAGCGCCAAAAAAACCTTCTGGTGATTCACTAAAGGATTACAGCCTAGATAAATTGAATCAGTTGTTAGAAAAAGCTATCAATAATGAAGATTATGAAAAAGCTGCTAGGATAAGAGATGAAATTAATAAACGTAACTAA
- a CDS encoding UDP-N-acetylmuramate--L-alanine ligase, with the protein MKSKKYHFIAIGGAVMHNLALSMVEKGYEVSGSDDEIYEPSLTRLQKAGILPKEKGWFPEKISHDIDGIILGMHARQENPELIRAQELGIPVYSFPEFIYNQSKDKKRIVISGSHGKTSITAIILHVLKNEGVDFDYLVGAQIEGFDLMVRLSDAPIIIIEGDEYLTSPLDRRPKFFHYKHDILLMSGIAWDHFNVFPTFENYTEQFEKLVEMTPSTGTFIYCEKDAIVKRFGETCEIEGVNLIPYNSHPNRIEDGKTILLDGDQEVPIHIFGDHNLQNLQGALYICEQIGISPQKFYTHIQTFKGAAKRQEILAKSDSGIMFRDFAHAPSKLKATVEAVKNQFPERKLIAVQELHTYSSLNKDFVSNYSGTFEMADEAIIYLNPKAVSLKKLKLMDEETLRDGFQRKDLKLFTEIALLKEYLENQTYIHTNLLLMSSGNYDDMDLTVLKEKINQKL; encoded by the coding sequence ATGAAATCAAAAAAATATCATTTCATAGCGATTGGAGGAGCTGTGATGCACAACTTAGCACTTTCGATGGTGGAAAAAGGCTACGAAGTCAGTGGTTCAGATGATGAAATTTATGAACCTTCACTTACTAGACTTCAAAAAGCTGGAATTTTACCAAAAGAGAAAGGCTGGTTTCCAGAAAAAATAAGTCATGATATTGATGGCATCATTTTAGGCATGCATGCACGTCAAGAAAACCCGGAATTAATTCGTGCACAGGAATTGGGTATTCCTGTTTATTCCTTTCCGGAATTTATCTACAATCAGAGTAAGGATAAAAAACGAATAGTCATCTCAGGAAGTCATGGAAAAACGAGCATCACAGCAATCATTTTACATGTATTGAAAAATGAGGGCGTTGATTTTGATTATTTGGTTGGTGCGCAGATTGAAGGTTTTGACTTGATGGTTCGGTTATCAGATGCACCCATCATCATTATCGAAGGTGACGAGTACTTGACATCTCCACTTGATCGAAGGCCCAAATTTTTTCACTACAAACATGACATTCTTTTGATGTCGGGCATTGCTTGGGATCATTTTAATGTCTTTCCAACTTTTGAAAATTACACTGAACAATTTGAGAAATTAGTAGAGATGACGCCATCCACGGGGACATTTATTTACTGTGAAAAAGATGCCATCGTAAAGCGTTTCGGTGAGACATGTGAAATCGAAGGAGTCAATCTGATTCCTTACAATTCACATCCAAATCGAATTGAAGATGGAAAGACGATTCTTCTGGATGGAGATCAAGAAGTTCCCATTCATATTTTTGGCGATCATAACCTTCAGAATTTACAAGGTGCCCTTTATATCTGCGAGCAAATCGGTATTTCTCCTCAAAAATTTTATACACATATACAGACTTTCAAAGGTGCTGCAAAAAGACAAGAAATTCTAGCTAAGTCAGATTCAGGTATCATGTTTAGAGATTTTGCTCATGCCCCATCCAAACTGAAAGCAACTGTGGAAGCAGTGAAAAATCAATTTCCAGAAAGAAAATTAATCGCTGTTCAAGAATTACATACTTACAGTTCGTTGAATAAAGATTTTGTATCTAATTATTCAGGGACTTTTGAAATGGCTGACGAAGCGATTATCTATTTAAATCCAAAAGCTGTATCTTTGAAAAAGTTGAAATTGATGGATGAAGAAACGCTCCGAGATGGATTCCAACGAAAAGACTTGAAGCTTTTTACAGAAATTGCGTTACTCAAAGAGTATCTAGAGAATCAGACCTATATCCATACCAACTTACTTTTGATGAGTTCTGGTAATTATGATGATATGGATTTGACAGTTTTAAAAGAAAAAATTAATCAAAAATTATAA
- a CDS encoding electron transfer flavoprotein subunit beta/FixA family protein has translation MKILVCITHVPDTTSKIQFTDNNTKFDKNGVQFIIGPYDDYALARAVELKEQLGASLTVLNVGEAETEPTLRKALAIGADDAIRVNSFPKDSLFVAKQIAAIAKESNYDLILMGRESIDFNGGMVHGMVGEMLNIPSISPVMKLELDGDTVKMAREIEGGKEYLEAKLPLIAGCQEPIAEWKIPNMRGIMSARTKPLNVVEPSDDSTYTSVLEFQLPPAKGAVKLVDKDNVEELVKLLKNDAKVL, from the coding sequence ATGAAAATTCTTGTCTGTATTACACACGTACCGGATACAACATCCAAAATTCAGTTTACTGACAACAACACCAAGTTTGATAAAAATGGTGTTCAGTTTATCATCGGTCCTTATGATGATTACGCATTAGCGAGAGCGGTAGAGTTGAAAGAACAATTGGGCGCTTCTTTGACTGTATTGAATGTGGGAGAAGCTGAGACAGAACCAACTTTAAGAAAAGCTTTAGCAATTGGAGCGGATGATGCCATTAGGGTTAATTCTTTTCCAAAAGATTCACTTTTTGTAGCCAAACAAATTGCCGCCATAGCAAAAGAAAGTAATTACGATCTGATTTTAATGGGTAGAGAATCCATTGACTTCAATGGTGGTATGGTTCACGGCATGGTCGGTGAAATGTTAAATATCCCATCAATTTCCCCTGTGATGAAATTAGAACTAGATGGAGATACGGTAAAAATGGCAAGAGAAATAGAAGGTGGTAAAGAGTATTTGGAAGCTAAATTGCCTTTGATAGCAGGATGCCAAGAACCGATTGCAGAATGGAAAATCCCAAATATGAGAGGAATTATGTCAGCTAGGACAAAACCATTGAATGTAGTAGAACCTTCAGATGATAGCACTTATACATCGGTTTTGGAATTTCAACTTCCACCAGCTAAAGGGGCTGTAAAATTGGTTGATAAAGACAATGTAGAAGAATTGGTGAAGTTATTGAAAAACGATGCCAAAGTCCTTTAA